The following coding sequences lie in one Zingiber officinale cultivar Zhangliang chromosome 2B, Zo_v1.1, whole genome shotgun sequence genomic window:
- the LOC122047126 gene encoding mitogen-activated protein kinase kinase kinase 5-like isoform X2: MNFRLKIPAKTVAIGDFASPIASPIRSPRRLSSADSLSSGNGNTGLKVSSAPEISTMGLVTALLSKTSPDKMIHSPEISPFSSPNTKDNISKSRNPSGPPSPLHTKKFPESSSRQHDNGGNVEVHPLPLPPGASPPSQSTFSHQSAAKAEVPHKTNQWQKGKLLGSGTFGNVYEATNRHTGALCAMKEVNIIPDDPKSAECLKQLEQEIKFLSQFKHPNIVQYYGTETIEDQLYIYLEYVHPGSINKYVRQHCGAMTESVVRNFTRHILNGLIYLHSKNIVHRDIKGANLLVDVNGVVKLADFGMAKHLSGAARTLSLKGSPFWMAPEMLQATTNKEIGYDLAVDIWSLGCTIIEMFTGKHPWSNLDGPQAMFKVLLEDPPMPETLSSEGKDFLRRCFHRNPAERPTAKMLLDHPFLQNANHYNLHGSLQAFAGIKLGYPKNPKDKGNSNSEPCVKRKPIFNGNNKHSHKEFPESAASHLSTCSTAKVFPSLSPPHSSYTVPVRSGSSANTQIEVQFNVGNFQSRASFNPFVKEDKSHF; this comes from the exons ATGAACTTCAGACTGAAGATTCCTGCTAAAACTGTTGCAATTGGTGATTTTGCAAGCCCTATTGCTAGTCCTATACGTAGCCCCAGGAGATTGAGTAGTGCAGACTCTTTGTCTTCTGGCAATGGCAATACAGGCCTTAAAGTGTCATCAGCACCAGAGATCTCTACCATGGGTCTGGTGACAGCTCTTCTGTCAAAGACATCACCTGATAAGATGATTCATAGTCCTGAAATTTCTCCATTTTCTAGTCCAAACACTAAAGATAATATATCAAAATCTAGAAATCCTAGTGGGCCTCCTTCACCCTTGCACACAAAGAAGTTCCCAGAGAGCTCGTCTAGACAACATGATAATGGTGGTAACGTAGAAGTGCACCCACTTCCTCTCCCTCCTGGGGCATCTCCTCCTTCACAATCAACTTTTTCTCATCAAAGTGCAGCAAAAGCAGAGGTGCCACACAAGACTAATCAGTGGCAGAAAGGAAAACTACTTGGAAGTGGAACTTTTGGTAATGTTTATGAAGCCACTAACAG ACACACTGGTGCTTTATGTGCGATGAAAGAAGTAAATATAATTCCTGATGATCCCAAATCAGCTGAATGCTTGAAGCAGTTGGAACAG GAAATAAAGTTTCTCAGTCAATTTAAGCATCCTAATATCGTTCAATACTATGGCACAGAAACA ATTGAGGATCAGCTGTACATTTATTTAGAGTATGTCCACCCTGGCTCAATTAATAAGTATGTTCGACAGCATTGTGGAGCTATGACTGAATCAGTGGTGCGCAATTTTACCCGTCATATTTTGAATGGGTTGATTTACTTGCATAGTAAAAACATCGTGCACAG AGATATCAAAGGGGCAAATTTGCTTGTTGATGTGAATGGCGTTGTCAAGCTTGCTGATTTTGGGATGGCAAAACAC TTAAGTGGAGCAGCACGAACCCTTTCCTTGAAGGGTTCACCATTTTGGATGGCTCCAGAG ATGTTGCAGGCTACTACgaacaaagaaattggatatgaTCTTGCTGTTGACATTTGGAGTTTGGGTTGTACAATCATTGAGATGTTCACAGGGAAGCACCCATGGAGCAATCTAGATGGG CCCCAAGCAATGTTTAAGGTCCTCCTTGAAGATCCACCAATGCCTGAAACATTGTCGAGTGAGGGCAAAGATTTTCTCCGACGTTGCTTTCATAGGAATCCTGCAGAGAGGCCAACTGCCAAAATGTTGCTTGACCATCCCTTTCTGCAAAATGCGAACCACTACAATCTTCATGGTTCTCTCCAGGCTTTTGCAGGGATTAAACTC GGTTATCCTAAAAACCCAAAAGATAAAGGCAACTCCAATAGCGAACCATGCGTTAAAAGGAAACCGATCTTCAATGG CAACAACAAACATTCTCACAAGGAGTTCCCTGAATCAGCTGCCTCCCATCTTTCTACTTGTTCCACTGCCAAGGTTTTTCCTAGTTTATCCCCTCCTCATTCAAGTTACACTGTGCCAGTTCGATCTGGTTCTTCAGCAAATACTCAGATTGAAGTGCAGTTCAATGTTGGAAATTTTCAATCCCGTGCATCCTTCAATCCTTTTGTGAAGGAGGACAAAAGCCACTTCTGA
- the LOC122047126 gene encoding mitogen-activated protein kinase kinase kinase 5-like isoform X1, with protein sequence MSSASVLVMPWWKSNSNGILSSPPSFALSTSSSSSPPMSKGWSKDSCLFPWSSRDRDPQLTRQRKLRHLTDIEIDALALEAAAHECSSSRDMPGATRNLDTLPSRCASSPMLLPRPLPLPAASRASASDQDLGSSPRHSAGRPPSPWENSGRTEGDGNGTTAEPSTLFSVGRLACQTNPQSRQHVDKPSNLTTISYRRKEFPNPNSSSTMNFRLKIPAKTVAIGDFASPIASPIRSPRRLSSADSLSSGNGNTGLKVSSAPEISTMGLVTALLSKTSPDKMIHSPEISPFSSPNTKDNISKSRNPSGPPSPLHTKKFPESSSRQHDNGGNVEVHPLPLPPGASPPSQSTFSHQSAAKAEVPHKTNQWQKGKLLGSGTFGNVYEATNRHTGALCAMKEVNIIPDDPKSAECLKQLEQEIKFLSQFKHPNIVQYYGTETIEDQLYIYLEYVHPGSINKYVRQHCGAMTESVVRNFTRHILNGLIYLHSKNIVHRDIKGANLLVDVNGVVKLADFGMAKHLSGAARTLSLKGSPFWMAPEMLQATTNKEIGYDLAVDIWSLGCTIIEMFTGKHPWSNLDGPQAMFKVLLEDPPMPETLSSEGKDFLRRCFHRNPAERPTAKMLLDHPFLQNANHYNLHGSLQAFAGIKLGYPKNPKDKGNSNSEPCVKRKPIFNGNNKHSHKEFPESAASHLSTCSTAKVFPSLSPPHSSYTVPVRSGSSANTQIEVQFNVGNFQSRASFNPFVKEDKSHF encoded by the exons ATGTCCTCCGCCTCTGTCCTTGTCATGCCTTGGTGGAAGAGCAACAGCAACGGTATCCTCTCCTCCCCCCCTTCCTTCGCTTTATCAacttcgtcttcttcctctcctccgaTGAGCAAGGGCTGGTCCAAGGATTCCTGCCTCTTCCCTTGGAGCAGCCGGGACAGAGATCCCCAGCTCACCCGCCAGCGCAAGCTCCGCCACCTCACCGACATCGAAATCGATGCCTTGGCCCTCGAGGCTGCCGCGCACGAATGCTCGAGTTCCAGGGACATGCCTGGTGCCACCAGAAATCTCGACACCCTACCCTCCCGTTGCGCGTCCTCGCCCATGCTGTTGCCGCGCCCGCTCCCCCTTCCCGCTGCTTCCCGAGCTTCGGCCTCGGACCAGGATTTGGGATCCTCTCCGCGGCATTCGGCGGGACGCCCTCCCTCTCCGTGGGAGAATTCGGGCAGGACCGAAGGTGACGGGAATGGAACGACCGCCGAGCCCTCGACCCTGTTTTCAGTAGGAAG GTTAGCTTGCCAGACTAATCCACAGAGTAGACAGCATGTTGACAAACCATCAAATCTGACAACAATTAGTTACCGGAGGAAAGAATTCccaaatccaaattcttccagtACTATGAACTTCAGACTGAAGATTCCTGCTAAAACTGTTGCAATTGGTGATTTTGCAAGCCCTATTGCTAGTCCTATACGTAGCCCCAGGAGATTGAGTAGTGCAGACTCTTTGTCTTCTGGCAATGGCAATACAGGCCTTAAAGTGTCATCAGCACCAGAGATCTCTACCATGGGTCTGGTGACAGCTCTTCTGTCAAAGACATCACCTGATAAGATGATTCATAGTCCTGAAATTTCTCCATTTTCTAGTCCAAACACTAAAGATAATATATCAAAATCTAGAAATCCTAGTGGGCCTCCTTCACCCTTGCACACAAAGAAGTTCCCAGAGAGCTCGTCTAGACAACATGATAATGGTGGTAACGTAGAAGTGCACCCACTTCCTCTCCCTCCTGGGGCATCTCCTCCTTCACAATCAACTTTTTCTCATCAAAGTGCAGCAAAAGCAGAGGTGCCACACAAGACTAATCAGTGGCAGAAAGGAAAACTACTTGGAAGTGGAACTTTTGGTAATGTTTATGAAGCCACTAACAG ACACACTGGTGCTTTATGTGCGATGAAAGAAGTAAATATAATTCCTGATGATCCCAAATCAGCTGAATGCTTGAAGCAGTTGGAACAG GAAATAAAGTTTCTCAGTCAATTTAAGCATCCTAATATCGTTCAATACTATGGCACAGAAACA ATTGAGGATCAGCTGTACATTTATTTAGAGTATGTCCACCCTGGCTCAATTAATAAGTATGTTCGACAGCATTGTGGAGCTATGACTGAATCAGTGGTGCGCAATTTTACCCGTCATATTTTGAATGGGTTGATTTACTTGCATAGTAAAAACATCGTGCACAG AGATATCAAAGGGGCAAATTTGCTTGTTGATGTGAATGGCGTTGTCAAGCTTGCTGATTTTGGGATGGCAAAACAC TTAAGTGGAGCAGCACGAACCCTTTCCTTGAAGGGTTCACCATTTTGGATGGCTCCAGAG ATGTTGCAGGCTACTACgaacaaagaaattggatatgaTCTTGCTGTTGACATTTGGAGTTTGGGTTGTACAATCATTGAGATGTTCACAGGGAAGCACCCATGGAGCAATCTAGATGGG CCCCAAGCAATGTTTAAGGTCCTCCTTGAAGATCCACCAATGCCTGAAACATTGTCGAGTGAGGGCAAAGATTTTCTCCGACGTTGCTTTCATAGGAATCCTGCAGAGAGGCCAACTGCCAAAATGTTGCTTGACCATCCCTTTCTGCAAAATGCGAACCACTACAATCTTCATGGTTCTCTCCAGGCTTTTGCAGGGATTAAACTC GGTTATCCTAAAAACCCAAAAGATAAAGGCAACTCCAATAGCGAACCATGCGTTAAAAGGAAACCGATCTTCAATGG CAACAACAAACATTCTCACAAGGAGTTCCCTGAATCAGCTGCCTCCCATCTTTCTACTTGTTCCACTGCCAAGGTTTTTCCTAGTTTATCCCCTCCTCATTCAAGTTACACTGTGCCAGTTCGATCTGGTTCTTCAGCAAATACTCAGATTGAAGTGCAGTTCAATGTTGGAAATTTTCAATCCCGTGCATCCTTCAATCCTTTTGTGAAGGAGGACAAAAGCCACTTCTGA
- the LOC122047125 gene encoding uncharacterized protein LOC122047125 has translation MEKKQGFFTAMREELAKAWRCVSSDLSRRPLPPMAEHLLLLSRRWKRLGAVEDPALLRLGGLAPLMEGPDTGEEAEWDSARKECGWGQWAWVRLPWPPSGSGSGRRSDLLLMLGVIASPLGPVHVSYAEMPPHLGIKDTPIETSSAQYILQQYTAASGGFKLLSSIKNSYVMGKVRMVATELETATRVIRYRNSSRDAVSGGFVLWQMVPEMWYMELSVSGSKIHAGCNGKLVWHHSPWVGAHAAKGPVRPLRRALQGLDPLTTATMFTNALCIGEKNVNGEDCFILKLCADPQTLKVKSEGHVEVIRHVLFGYFSQRSGLLIHMEDSRLTRIHANIGGDSVYWETSINSSINDYRPVEGIMIAHSGHSVITLFQFGEVALSHTKTRIEEAWTVDEVAFNVPGLSVDCFIPPADNKFGS, from the exons ATGGAAAAGAAGCAAGGATTCTTCACGGCGATGAGGGAGGAGTTGGCGAAGGCGTGGAGGTGCGTGTCGTCGGATCTCTCTCGGCGGCCACTTCCTCCAATGGCGGagcacctcctcctcctctcgcGGCGGTGGAAGCGTCTCGGGGCTGTGGAGGATCCGGCGCTTCTGAGGTTGGGCGGCCTGGCGCCGCTGATGGAGGGGCCGGATACCGGGGAGGAGGCAGAGTGGGACAGCGCGCGGAAGGAATGTGGGTGGGGGCAGTGGGCGTGGGTCCGACTGCCATGGCCACCTTCTGGATCCGGCTCCGGCCGCCGGTCGGATCTACTGCTCATGCTCGGAGTCATTGCGTCGCCTCTCGGCCCCGTCCATGTTTCCTACGCCGAGATGCCTCCTCACCTTGGCATCAAGGATACCCCAATT GAAACCTCTTCGGCACAGTACATATTGCAGCAGTACACAGCTGCATCAGGAGGTTTCAAGTTGTTGAGCTCGATCAAGAATTCTTATGTGATGGGGAAGGTGAGGATGGTAGCAACTGAGTTAGAGACAGCTACCCGAGTCATCAGGTATAGGAATTCTTCTAGAGATGCTGTATCTGGTGGCTTTGTGCTATGGCAGATGGTGCCTGAAATGTGGTACATGGAGCTCTCTGTCAGCGGCAGTAAGATTCATGCCGGTTGCAATGGCAAACTCGTTTGGCACCACTCGCCATGGGTCGGTGCCCATGCAGCCAAGGGCCCTGTTCGACCACTACGTCGAGCTCTTCAG GGTCTTGATCCATTGACCACAGCAACCATGTTCACCAATGCGTTATGCAttggggagaagaatgttaatgGGGAAGATTGCTTCATCCTCAAGCTATGTGCAGATCCACAAACTCTCAAGGTAAAGAGTGAAGGACATGTTGAAGTTATTAGACATGTCTTATTTGGTTACTTCAGTCAGAGATCTGGGCTTCTCATCCATATGGAGGATTCACGTCTCACTCGAATCCATGCAAATATTGGTGGCGATTCTGTGTATTGGGAAACTTCAATCAACTCCTCCATCAATGATTACCGGCCAGTTGAGGGGATTATGATTGCTCACTCTGGTCATTCAGTCATTACCCTTTTCCAGTTTGGGGAAGTAGCCTTGAGTCACACCAAAACCAGAATAGAGGAGGCTTGGACTGTTGATGAGGTGGCCTTTAATGTCCCTGGGCTTTCTGTGGATTGTTTCATACCTCCAGCTGATAATAAGTTTGGGTCTTAG
- the LOC122047127 gene encoding transcription factor bHLH84-like has protein sequence MAHSSEQDYRHDTGFRVPFVPWSPQFGYDGFDYLSESAMDCFMEGCQTPEPAISSTSAFEDLAHFICDDAISNEIVSAPLHDQMLKTKRSNKARVLSNVKKSGTSKRGPKRTRSRVEEGCNDNGNTYFLNSCSCISEDQEEPSTNPQSLYAKKRRERINERLRILQNLVPNGTKVDISTMLEEAVHYVKFLQLQIKLLSSDELWMYAPIAFNGVNIGLDLKISPLQKQ, from the exons ATGGCACATTCTTCTGAGCAAGATTATCGCCATGATACAGGCTTTAGGGTCCCATTTGTGCCATGGTCTCCACAGTTTGGCTATGATGGCTTTGATTATCTGAGTGAATCAGCCATGGATTGCTTTATGGAGGGATGCCAAACTCCAGAGCCAGCAATTTCTTCCACCTCTGCATTTGAGGATTTGGCTCATTTCATTTGTGACGATGCCATTAGCAATGAGATTGTTTCTGCTCCTCTTCATGATCAAATGCTTAAGACCAAGAGATCCAACAAGGCTCGAGTTTTGTCGAAT GTGAAAAAGAGTGGAACTTCAAAGAGAGGCCCGAAGAGGACTAGGAGCCGCGTCGAGGAAGGCTGCAACGACAATGGCAACACTTACTTTCTCAATTCTTGCAGCTGCATCTCAGAGGATCAAGAAGAACCATCAACTAATCCCCAGAGTCTATATGCAAAG AAAAGGAGGGAAAGAATCAATGAGAGACTGAGAATTTTACAGAACCTGGTTCCTAATGGAACTAAA GTTGACATTAGCACAATGCTGGAGGAAGCTGTCCACTATGTGAAGTTTTTACAGCTACAAATAAAA CTCTTGAGCTCAGATGAACTGTGGATGTATGCTCCAATAGCTTTTAATGGGGTCAACATAGGCCTTGATCTAAAGATTTCTCCACTGCAGAAACAATGA